One region of Juglans microcarpa x Juglans regia isolate MS1-56 chromosome 7S, Jm3101_v1.0, whole genome shotgun sequence genomic DNA includes:
- the LOC121240248 gene encoding heavy metal-associated isoprenylated plant protein 4, whose translation MAAEDEKKEKEKDGKKEIKEKVEEVINAVYRVNLHCQQCARDISKPLMRTQGVHAVDADFEKGEMKVKGVIDPIKMQKRIEKLSKKKVVLVSPIVKPKESVTIEKKKEPIMRTTSVKVHMHCDKCEQDLKKRLLMHKGIHSVKTDMKAQTLTVGGTIEPDNLLSYLKKKVNKLAEIITSKQAEKKEEKKEKDDQKPTQKAGDGKPKEKPTEKSGDGKPSSTTESTKIIEVFKEADQTKVVEVKAKEGNAPYFIHYVYAPQLFSDENPNACSVM comes from the exons ATGGCAGCGGAAGACgaaaagaaggagaaagaaaaagatggaaagaaagagatcaaagaaaaagtggaggaaGTGATCAACGCTGTTTACAGAGTTAACCTACATTGCCAGCAATGTGCACGCGATATCAGTAAGCCTCTTATGCGCACACAAG GAGTTCACGCTGTGGATGCTGACTTCGAGAAGGGTGAAATGAAGGTTAAAGGAGTGATCGACCCGATTAAAATGCAGAAACGAATAGAGAAACTGAGCAAGAAAAAGGTTGTGTTGGTATCACCCATAGTGAAGCCCAAGGAAAGTGTTACAAtcgagaagaagaaagaa CCAATTATGCGCACAACATCGGTGAAAGTTCACATGCACTGCGACAAATGTGAGCAGGACTTGAAGAAGAGGCTGCTCATGCACAAAG GTATTCACAGTGTTAAGACTGACATGAAAGCACAAACTCTGACAGTTGGAGGAACCATTGAGCCTGATAATCTACTATCCTACTTGAAAAAGAAGGTGAACAAACTTGCAGAAATTATAACCTCGAAACAAGCTGAgaaaaaggaggagaagaaagaaaaggatgaTCAGAAACCCACCCAGAAAGCCGGTGATGGTAAACCCAAAGAGAAACCCACCGAGAAATCCGGTGATGGTAAACCCAGTAGTACTACTGAATCAACGAAGATTATAGAAGTTTTTAAGGAAGCTGATCAGACAAAGGTTGTGGAGGTTAAAGCCAAGGAGGGCAATGCTccatattttatacattatgTCTATGCTCCTCAATTGTTTAGTGATGAAAATCCAAATGCTTGTTCTGTAATGTAG
- the LOC121241328 gene encoding AT-hook motif nuclear-localized protein 23-like — MAGLDLGSASRFLQQLQRPDLHLQGPVPDEDHGNNPNHDDNVSHELDLANPNPGPGVVVARRPRGRPAGSKNKPKPPVIITRESANTLRAHILEVSSGSDVFESVAMYARKRQRGICVLSGNGTVTNVTLRQPSAAGAVVTLHGRFEILSLSGSFLPPPAPPGATSLTIFLAGGQGQVVGGNVVGALIASGPVIVMASSFTNVAYERLPLDEDEPLQMQQPVSHESSSGGSGGGGGGASNPFSDPSSGLPFFNLPLNMATGQLPVDHGWAGNSGTGRTPY, encoded by the coding sequence ATGGCTGGCTTAGACTTGGGCTCAGCTTCTCGCTTTCTTCAACAGCTTCAACGCCCTGACCTTCACCTCCAGGGGCCAGTACCCGACGAAGATCATGGCAACAACCCAAACCACGACGATAACGTGTCTCATGAGCTTGACCTGGCCAACCCTAACCCGGGTCCAGGAGTTGTCGTGGCTCGCCGGCCAAGGGGTCGGCCGGCCGGTTCAAAGAATAAACCTAAACCGCCGGTGATCATCACCAGGGAGAGCGCCAACACGCTGCGGGCTCATATTTTGGAAGTAAGTAGTGGCTCGGACGTGTTTGAGTCTGTGGCCATGTATGCGCGGAAGCGTCAGCGTGGGATCTGTGTGTTGAGCGGTAACGGCACCGTCACCAACGTGACCTTGCGGCAGCCCTCAGCGGCGGGTGCTGTCGTCACCCTGCACGGCCGTTTCGAGATATTGTCGCTTTCGGGCTCGTTTCTTCCTCCCCCAGCCCCGCCAGGCGCGACCAGCCTGACCATATTTTTGGCAGGCGGGCAGGGGCAGGTAGTCGGAGGGAACGTCGTGGGAGCTCTGATTGCATCTGGTCCAGTCATCGTTATGGCCTCGTCGTTCACAAACGTGGCGTACGAGAGATTGCCTTTGGACGAGGACGAACCATTGCAGATGCAGCAGCCTGTTTCTCACGAGTCGTCCAGTGGTGGTAGTGGAGGCGGCGGAGGCGGAGCCAGCAACCCGTTCTCGGACCCGTCTTCGGGGCTTCCTTTCTTCAATCTGCCGCTGAACATGGCGACTGGGCAGTTACCTGTTGATCATGGTTGGGCTGGGAACTCAGGTACTGGCAGGACACCTTATTGA